In Terriglobales bacterium, the genomic window ACGGCAGGCCCGCCCTGCGCTTCGAGGGGCGCGAGGGCTGGGCGCTGTTCGTGGACGAGGTGCAGTACAAGGGCGAGCCGGCGCTGCGCTTTCCCGCCGCCAAGACGGCGGGATGCGCCGGCGCCCTGCTGGTCTCTGAGAGCCACGTGGCGCTAGTGGTGGCGCAGCCGAGCGCCGACTGCCAGGGCTTCGATGCCGCCCGCGGTTCCGTCCAGGTGGAGCGCCAGGGCGGCAAGGTGACGCTCTCCTCCGGCGCCACCAGCTACACTTACATCCCGCTCTACGAGAACGGCGAGCAGCGCCATGCCGGGATGGGCTTCGGCGGCGCCGAGTACCTGGTGCGGGCGGTCGAGAACTTCGACGGCGTGCTGCAGCACTTCCGCCAGACCACGGCCGGCCTGGCGCCGGCTTCCGCCGGCACTCCCGCGGCGGCGGCCACCGCAGGCAAGAAGGGGAAGCCCCAGCCGTCGGAGGTCACCATCACCACCCAGCCCGGGGGCGCGCAGGTGTACGTCAATGACGAGCCCCGCGGCATGAGCAGCGAGCAGGAAGGACGGCTGGTGCTGAAGCTGATGCCCGGCGCCCACACCCTGCGCGTCAGCCTGCCCAACTACAAGGACTTCACCC contains:
- a CDS encoding PEGA domain-containing protein; amino-acid sequence: MAPMRKSRILCLALCLAALPAWSQRRGGQGNPGQGLAAKLGPQPELHDGRPALRFEGREGWALFVDEVQYKGEPALRFPAAKTAGCAGALLVSESHVALVVAQPSADCQGFDAARGSVQVERQGGKVTLSSGATSYTYIPLYENGEQRHAGMGFGGAEYLVRAVENFDGVLQHFRQTTAGLAPASAGTPAAAATAGKKGKPQPSEVTITTQPGGAQVYVNDEPRGMSSEQEGRLVLKLMPGAHTLRVSLPNYKDFTQDIAVVAGQPLSVTAQLEPLGPPPFTQDDIEKMLQGNVSNKRIAALVEERGVDFELTADLKKRLRALGADDALLQALAAKKR